The stretch of DNA AAAGACAATAACGGCCGCGTCACGCGAGCTGAGCTTTTTACGCAGCTCAACATTGATTCCCGCAACAGCAGGCGTGGCGGACAAGGTGGCGGTGCCGGAGGTGGACAGGGTGACAAACCGGGCGATGGCAGGCCTGACGGCGGTGGCCGACCGGCTGCCTGACCCCTCTTCGCACCTGCACTGTAAGGGTGCGCCGCAGCGACGAATCCTGCTTCCCAAGCCGTAATCGGACTGTCACGCTTTGAGTCCCAAGAGGCTAATGCGGGAGGCCCCTCACATGACTGCACGCGCTTCGAGACATGCGGCACTCTGGTTCTTCACAAGCGCAAGTTTTGCGTTTGTGGGTGCTGTCATTTTTGGCTTGATCTGAGCCCGATCCACACTTTCAGCGACCCCGGACAGGTCTCCTGCTGCGACTAGGTTGTCACCTTATGCAGCAAGGGATTTGCCCGGACGCACGCCGAGAATATGGCACAGCGCAAACGCCGTCTCTGCCCGGTTGAGGGTATAGAGGTGGAATTGCTGAATGCCCTGATCCGCCAGCTTCTGAACCTGTTCAGCAGCCACCGACAACGCCACCAGCTGGCGTGTTTCCGGGTCATCATCCAGACCGTCAAACCGCTCCTTGAACCAGTCCGGCACACTCGTACCTGTGGCTGCAGACATGCGCAGATATCCCGCAACATTCCCCACCGGCATGATGCCCGGCACAATAGGTATATCGATGCCCGCACTGCGGGCACGGTCGACAAAGCGCAGGAAATTGTCGGTCTCGACAAAGAACTGACTGATGGCACGCGTCGCGCCGCCATCAATCTTGGCTTTCAGCAGATCAATATCCGCATCAAACGAAGCGCTCTCGGGATGCTTTTCAGGGTAGCAGCCGACCGAAATCTCAAATGGCGCGATCTTGGTGATGCCCGCCGCAAGCTCCGCTGCATTTGCATAGCCCCCTTCAAACGGGACGTATTTTTCACCGATACCGGAGGGCGGATCCCCGCGAAGGGCCACGATGTGCCGAATGCCCGCATCCCAATAATCCTGAATGACACCGTCAATCTCTTCCCGTGTCGCTTCCACGCAGGTGAGATGGGCAGCAGGCTTCAATGAGGTTTCATCCACAATGCGCTTCACTGTGGAATGCGTCCGCTCTCGCGTGGAACCGCCGGCACCATAGGTAACCGACACAAATCGGGGGTTCAGCGGGGCAAGCTTCTCAATGGACGCCCACAGGGTCTGTTCCATCTTTTCCGTTTTGGGCGGAAAGAACTCGAAAGACACCTCAATGGCATTCTCGGAAGACTGGTCGTCGGTACGCGTCGCCATCAGGCGCTCTCCTTCACGGACTGTTTGGTCCCTGGCCGGGACGGAGTTGCAAGGGCATCTCCTGCCGCGCCTTTCGCGGCCAGCCAGATTGATACGGTAAGTTGTGCTGTGTCGTCTTCGCCCGGCGCCAGATCGCGCACGGCTGCCATTTCCAGACCGGCCGCGCTGACAAAGTCAGCCATTTCGGACCGCGGAAAGCCAAGCCGCCGATGCGCATGCCGCTCACGCAGCGCTTCGATTTCATGGGGCGCAAAATCAACAATCAAAAGCCGTCCGCCGGGCTTGAGCAGGCGAGCGGCTTCCTGGACGGCAGAGCGCGGATCATCGAGATAATGCAGGACCTGATGGATGATCACGATATCGGCAGAACCGGCAGGCTCAGGCATTGAGAGAATGTCGCCATAGCGCACATGACAATGGGACAGACCCTTTTGCTCCAGATTGGCGCGGGCAATGTTGAGCATGTCGTGATTGGTGTCGTAGCCGATTGCCGTGTCAGCTACACCAGCGAGCAGCTCCAGCATCTGTGCGGTACCCGTTCCAAGATCGACAAGGACGGATACCTTTTCATCACCAACCATGGCGGTGACGGCTGCTTCCACATCCTTCTCGGAAACATAAAGGGCACGGACCTGCCCCCACTCGGCTGCATTGCGCTTGAAATACTCAGCAGCAAGCTCGGACCGTTCCGCGCGAACATCTGCGAGGCGCTCACGGTCGCGCATCACCACCGGATCATCCGGTGGCAGGAAATCCATCAAGGTATGAGCCAGTTGGCCGAAAGGTCCGCGTGTCTCCAGCCGATAGAACACCCAGCTGCCTTCCCGGAAACGGGTGATCAGCCCTGCATCTGACAAAAGCTTGAGATGCCGGCTGACGCGGGGCTGGCTTTGACGCAGAACATGGGTGATTTCAGAGACAGAGAGTTCACTTTCACTCAGGATGGCGAGCAGCCGCAGGCGGGTCGTTTCCCCCGCCGCGCGCAGCACCTGCAACAATGTTTCCATGGTTTGCTCCTGATCAGCCGACCCGTTCGGCTTAGCACAGACTATATAAAGATATGTGCATGTCCAATAGCAATGAATGTGCCTTACGACACGTAAATGCACCAGCGATGGGCAAGTGGCTGGAAATCAAGCTATTTTGTAGGCGGAGGTCACCTGGATGGGGCCAAGAACGCGACATTTCCGCCACATTTTGAAGGGTCTGTGGGACCACACTATTTCGTTTATGGCGGCCACACCCCCCATATGATAGCTAAGAATCGGCGATAATGATGCACAGACTCAAAGTTGCTGGGGTTGAGCAGATTGCTCAGTCCATAGTCCAATTGGCCGATTGAAAAACGCGCGTGATCCCCACTTAAAAGCCACGCGCGCTTCTCAGGGCCACAAGACACAGCGACGCTTGCAGACGATGTACATAGATGAGCCGCGGAACAGGGTAATTTCCCCAAATAACCGCTGCCCCGTACACGATTGCGTAAGTGGAGTGGATCAGAATTGAGCCT from Pyruvatibacter sp. HU-CL02332 encodes:
- a CDS encoding metalloregulator ArsR/SmtB family transcription factor, yielding METLLQVLRAAGETTRLRLLAILSESELSVSEITHVLRQSQPRVSRHLKLLSDAGLITRFREGSWVFYRLETRGPFGQLAHTLMDFLPPDDPVVMRDRERLADVRAERSELAAEYFKRNAAEWGQVRALYVSEKDVEAAVTAMVGDEKVSVLVDLGTGTAQMLELLAGVADTAIGYDTNHDMLNIARANLEQKGLSHCHVRYGDILSMPEPAGSADIVIIHQVLHYLDDPRSAVQEAARLLKPGGRLLIVDFAPHEIEALRERHAHRRLGFPRSEMADFVSAAGLEMAAVRDLAPGEDDTAQLTVSIWLAAKGAAGDALATPSRPGTKQSVKESA
- the metF gene encoding methylenetetrahydrofolate reductase [NAD(P)H]; translated protein: MATRTDDQSSENAIEVSFEFFPPKTEKMEQTLWASIEKLAPLNPRFVSVTYGAGGSTRERTHSTVKRIVDETSLKPAAHLTCVEATREEIDGVIQDYWDAGIRHIVALRGDPPSGIGEKYVPFEGGYANAAELAAGITKIAPFEISVGCYPEKHPESASFDADIDLLKAKIDGGATRAISQFFVETDNFLRFVDRARSAGIDIPIVPGIMPVGNVAGYLRMSAATGTSVPDWFKERFDGLDDDPETRQLVALSVAAEQVQKLADQGIQQFHLYTLNRAETAFALCHILGVRPGKSLAA